The genomic interval CTCCCGCCACCAGCGACAGGAGTAGGGTCCTCGCTACGGAAGACTATCGGCGGATCGAAGGAATGTTCTTAGGATAAGTGGCGGTGCGCATAGGTTCTTTTGGGCACGAAATTCGACGCGCTCCCTCGCCACAGCCGTCTCGCGCGCCGTGAGCGGCATCTCCGCCAGGTTCCCTCCGACTCGTTCCCTGAAGGCCGCGATCAGCGACGCAGAGACGTGGGAAACATCTGCGCACGACACGGGCGCCTGGCCGGCTCGTGTCGTGCCCGTGATGGATTCGTACAGTTCCGAGTCGTCACTCAGGCGGATGGCACCGTGCTGGAGAAAACCGGAACCGATCCGGCGTTGCGCACTGCCGATCAACTTCTTTCCCTCGAGTTCGATCTCGAAACCTGTCGCTCCGGCAAAGCACAGGTCGAGTCGCTCGGCATCGGGTTCAGCTCGACTGGGCTGTGCAGAAAGCCCCGCTCGGCGCAATCCGTCGACCAGTACCCCGCGGATCCACTCGTAGCTGCCGCGCAGATCTTCGGGTAGACCGGGCAGGCCGGACGGCGCGACGACCGCATAGGTCAAATCCCCTGCGTGCAGGACACTGCCTCCCCCGCTGACGCGCCGCACGGTTGCGACGCCGAGTTCGTCACAACGCCCGAGCCAATCGGGTGGGCTCTGGCGGTATCCGAGGCTGAGCGCAGGTAGCGACCAGGTGTACAGACGCAGGCTGGGACCGGACTCTGGAGCGCAGAGCAGGAGAGCCTCGTCGACCGCCATGTTCCAGCTTGCGGAACCGGGACCGTCGACCAACAGGCGCCATGACTGCGTCACTGCAGGCGTTCGATCAACGCACCGAGGGCGAGTTCATAGCCCTTCGCACCCAGTCCCGTGATCTGTGCCACAGCGACGGCCGCCACGCAGGAGTGGTGCCGAAACTTCTCGCGTGTGTGAATATTCGAAAGATGCACTTCAATGACCGGTAGCGAACAACCCGCGAGCGCATCTCGCAGAGACACACTCGTATGTGTCAGGCCACCGGGATTGATGATCACGCCCTGGTGCGTCTTGCGAACGGCCTGGATGCGATCAATCAGCTCACCTTCGTGGTTCGACTGGAAAGTGTCGACCGTAACGCCCTGCTCTGCTCCGAGCTTGACCAGAAGGTGATCGATCTCGGCCAGAGTGGTCGAGCCGTAGATCTCGGGCTCGCGCTCACCGAGCAGATTCAGATTAGGGCCGTGGAGAACCAGGATCTTCATGGGATCCGGGTATTACAGCGTCTCCCTGAGATCGTGCAACACCATGCGCGTGAGATAGCGCATCTTGCCCAGAATCCCCTCGGGAGTCAGGACGATCAGCAGGAAGAACTCTCCGTCGATCGGGCGGAGCAGGATCTGGTGCTTCTCAGTGGCCAGAATCATCTCCTGCAGGGCGTTGGGCGCGCCCTCGTAGACCGACGAGGTCGCCTTGCGGACCTGTTCGAGCATTGGCTGTAGCTCGACCGCGAGCGCCGCGAGATCGACCTGATCCGTCTGACCGTACTCGTCGATCGGAATGCCGTCACCGGCCATGACCGCGCCCGCCAGCGCGCCTTCGGTCTGGTCGATGAGCTGTGCCAGGATCTCGCGGAACGTCATGCGATTGCCTCTCTTTGGCTGCGGCGTTGCGCCGCGGCCAGCAAGCGTTCGAGCTTCAATATCGTACGCGCGCGGCGGTCTTCCAGCGGGCTGCCCAGAGAATCGCGCACCGCCCGTGCGCGCTCGTTGTCCGGATCCTTTTCGAGTACGACGTTGGCGACCGCGCGCGCCTTTTCGGGGTGCCCCTGGTCCGCGAGCAGCTGGGCCATGGTCGGAGTCGCGAGCGGCTCGGGCAACTGGAAGCCGGCCTTGATTTCCATTCGCTCGAGGATGCAATCGCGCAAGGCGATCAAACGCTCATTCACGGGTTCAGAAGCGACATCGTCGAGCAGGGTACCGACGACCAGCATCAACGTGTTGGGATCCAGCGCAGCGGAAACGGCCCGCTCCAGACAGACCACGGCCTCCTCGATTTCGCCCAGGGCCCAATGTCCCCGCGCGATCTCGATGCGCAGCTGCGTCGGATCCTTCTTGCTCATTCTGCTCCCGCCAGGATCTCTTCAGGACTGAGCCGAACCACCTCGGCGCGCCCGATCTCGCGAAGCGCGACGAAGCCCACCTTCTGGCTCCGAACCTTCTTATCGACAGCAATCGCCTGAAGGTAAGCGCTCTTCTGCTCGCTCCAGTCGGGCGCTGTCGTGCGCAAACCAGCTCGATCGAGCAATGAGATCAAACGCTCAGCGGTTCCCTTTGGCGCCAGTCCGAGACGCTCCGAGAGTTCCGCGGCGAACGCCATGCCCATAGCAACCGCCTCCCCGTGCCGCACTCCGCGGAAACCCGCGACACTCTCGATCGCGTGACCCAGTGTGTGGCCGAAGTTCAGCAGGGCGCGCAGCCCCCCCTCACGCTCATCCAGGCTCACGACTTCCGCCTTGATCGCCACCGAGCGCGCGATCGTCTCGCTGATGATCTCGGTGTCGAGTTCGAGAGCCGCCTGCACATTCTCTTCCAACCACGAGAAAAACCCCTCGTCCCAGAGGGCGCCGTGTTTGATCACCTCCGCCATTCCCGAACGACGGTCACGCGCCGGGAGCGAAGCCAGGACATCGGGATCGATCGCGACGAGATGCGGCTGGTAGAAGGTGCCGATCAGGTTCTTGCCTCGCGGGTGGTTGACGGCCGTCTTGCCACCGACGCTCGCGTCGACGTGCGCGAGCAAGGTCGTCGGCACCTGAATCAACGGAGTGCCCCGCATATACGTCGAGGCCACGAAGCCGGCCAGGTCGCAAACCGCTCCGCCCCCGAGTCCAATGATCAGAGTCTGACGATCGGCACCCAGGTCGGCGAGTTCCCCGTGCAGACGGGAAGCGGTTCGCATGGTCTTGGCGCGTTCGCCATCGGGAACAGAGAGTCGGTGCAGGTCGAGACCCAGACTGCGCAGCCCACCTTCGAGGGCGTCGAAGTACAGCCCGCCAACGCGAGGCGTGGTCACTACGACGATGCGATCCACATCCTCGCTGAGCAGTTCAGCGGCGTTCCCCAGACAGCCAGAACGGATTACGACCGGATAGCTGCGATCGTTGAGCATGACGGTAACGGTGCTCATGCAGTGTGCTCCCGCAATGCTTCGAGTACGGTATGGGCGACGGCGTTCACATTGAGCTCGTCGGTGGAAACGCGCAGATCGGCCGCGGCATAAGCTGCTTCGCGTTTCTGGGCGATCTCGCGCAACCGCTCGAGCATGGCCTGCGCATCGAGTCCGGCCAGAAGCGGACGACTCGCGGTGTGGGCAAGACGCGCCACGAGCCGCTCAAGACCGATGTCGAGACAGACCAGCGTGCCCTTTTTCGACAGGATGGCTCGATTTTCCTCGGACACGATGGCTCCGCCTCCCAGCGCGACCACCGCGCCTCGATCGGGAAGCTCATCGAGCACCGCTCGCTCCCGGCGCCGAAAACCGTCTTCGCCCTCACGGGCGAAGATCTCGGCCACAGCAACACCGCAATCGCTCTCGATCTGCGAGTCGGTATCGATGAACTCGAGATCGAGAAGCCGGGCCAGGACCTTGCCCACACTCGACTTTCCCGACCCCATCATTCCGGTCAGGAGCACCGACCGATCGCGCCTCGCTCTCCCCATTTCCAGAGAATAGCAGAAGGTCGCGATCGGTCAGAACGGCTCCCTACAGGTCGGAGTCCGAGGCGTGGATCACGCGAGGCGTGACGAAGACCAGCAGCTCGCGCCGCTCGTCCTGGATGCTGAAGCTCCGGAAGGCAGCCCCTAGCAGCGGAATATCGCCGAGAAACGGAACCTTGGTCTGGCCGCGGCCGTTGTCGACCACGTAGATCCCACCCAGGACCATCGTCTCGCCATCTCGGACGATCGCCTCGGTGTTGGTCTCGTTCTTTTCGATACCGACGATCGTACCACCGTCGCCCGACAGAGACGGCGCGTTTCGCGAGACCTTGATCTTCATGATGATCGAGCGATTGGCCGTGATGTGCGGCGTCACGCGCAACTGGAGCACGGCATCGATGAACGAGATAGTGGTCTTGTCCGAGGTCGACTCGACGAACTTGATGGCGACACCCTGCTTGATCGTCGCTTCCTTGTTGTCGAGCGTCACCACTCGCGGCGACGAAATCACCTTGCCCTTGGCATTCCGCTCTGCGGCTCTCAGCTGCAGATCGAGCTGCAGGTGATCCCGAGCCGTCAGCACACCCAGGGTCAATAGACCCGTCGCTGCGGCCACGGGATTGTCCGAAAGGAAGTGGTTCTGCTGTGCGGTCTGACCCGGGAGCGTGCCGCCCGTCACACCGGTCGGCTGTAGGCCGCTCGGTGCGTCGTAGGCCGAACCCCAGGTTGCTCCGAGACCGCGCGAGAAGTTCAGGCTCGCCTCGACGATCTTGGTCTCGATCATGACCTGCGGCGTCTGCGTGTCCAGCGCTTTCACCAGGGCCGTCGCCTCGTGAATGACCGAGGGGATGTCCTTGATGATGAGCGTGTTCGTGCGCTTGTCGACGTTGACCGAACCTCGCGAAGAGAGCAGGCGCTTGACCAGCTTGCCCACGTTCTTGGCCTTCGCGTAGTTGACCGGCTGTAGCTTCACGACCAGGTCTTCGAGCTTCTCGCGAGCGCGGCGCTCCTGGAGTCGAGCCTGGCGCTCGAGCTTCAGGGTCTCCACAGGTGCGATGCGCAGGATGTTTCCGATGCGCACGAAGCCCAGGCCCTTGGTCAGAAGGATGACATCGAGTGCCTGGTCCCAGGGCACATCCACAAGGCGGATCGTCACCCGGCCAGAAACCTCTTCACCCGCAATCACGTTGAGGTCGGAGACCTCGGCGATCAGACGCAGGATGTTCGCGATGTCGGCGTCTTTGAAGTCCAGGGAGATGCGACGGCCTTCGTAGCCCTTCTCCTCGTCGAAACCACCCTCTTCCAGGATGTCGATCGCGGCGGGGTTCGCCGGACCGTCCAGGAAGGGATCCAGTTCCATAGCCTGTGTCTTCTGGATTGGCGGTGTGGGCATCGCGGGAGCGACCGGGGCCGAACTCGGCATCGCCGCCGCAGGAACCGCAGATGCGGTGAGCGGCATCGCGGGATCTGCCGCGTTCTGCTGCTCGTCGGGCATCGCCGGAGGCATGCTCGCGCTCTCGTCGCGTTCCATTTCGATGTAGAGCTGTCCGTCTTCCCAATCGATCGTCGCCGACTCATTGGCAGATCGGTGCAGCACGACGCGCACCTCGTCATTCGAAATGTCCGGAGTCTTGAAGACTGAGAACATCTTGACCGGTCCGCCGAATTCCGTGGTATCGACGCGGCGCTCGTTCTCCTGCTGGATCACAGCGCCGGGAAGCATGACGATGAGCGTGGCCGCATCCGGCTCGACGACCTTCGGCGTCCCTTCCGTGTTCATGCTGACCACCACGCGGTCGAGTCCGGGTAGCGACTCGAAGTGCACACTGGTGATTTCCTGCGGGCCTGAGGATTCGTCAACAGCCGGCGAATCGTCGACCATTGCGGCCCCGTCCGGCATCTCGACGACGGGCTCCAAGGTCTGTTTGGGAGCTGGAGTCGTCTCCGACCCGCTTGCCGCAGCCACCAGCTCTTCGACAGGCTCGGCAACTTCTTCGACTTCAGCCACGGGCTCGACAACCGGTTCGCGGGTCTGTTCGGCTTCCGCCTCTTCCACAACCGGCTCGTCGCTCGGCTGCATCTGCTCGCCGATTTCCTGGGAGGGCGCGGCGGGAAGCTCTGCAGCAGCAGGCGCCGGAACCTCCGCATCGAGCGTCACCATCATGCCGTCCGCGACGGGTGTGACTTCGTGGCCGTTCAACTTGCCGCGCAGGTCGAGAACGACTCGAACCTTGCCGGGATGCTCGCCCACACGAACGCGTGCGACAGCGCCGGACTCAAAGCTCTGGCGATCGGGCCATACACCACTCTCCGCTCCCCAGAAGTCGATCACGAGGCGATCGGGATCGTCGAGGGTGAAAGAGTCGACCTTTTCGAAGGGGCCGTCGGCGCTGATCTCCAGGCCGGATTCGGCAATCATGACCTTAAGGAGCTTGCTGGTCTCGGACTCGCCCATCGCAGCGGGAGCAGCCGGAACGATCTCGTTCTCCTTGACGCCCGGACGCACGACCTCGGGAGCCACGACATCGGGCTCATTGGTCTCGGCCGGTTCGACGACCTCTGGCGTTGTGGCGAGAACCGGAGCCGGTGCTGCGGGAAGCTCGTCGGCAAGTGCTGCTTCCGGAGCCGCAGGAACGACCTTGGGCTCGACCTTTGCGACGCTCGTGTCGGGCCCGCTTCCGGTTTTGAACTCAACGACGATCTCGTCACCCGCCGGTATGACTTCGTACTCCGACGCGTGGGTCAGGCCGATGCTGACACGCGCCATACTGTGTCCCAGCTGCGCGTCTCCGAAGGTTCCCAGTGTAACGTCGTTGACCAGCCCGTTGTTCACGTTGATCGGAGCGTCAACCCCGTCAAAGCTCATGTTCGGGAGTTCAATGATCAGCCTGGGCGGATCTTCGCGCATGAACGCCGTGTAGATCGCATCGCCAGCACCGCGAAGCACGATTCGAGTCACGCCTTCGTCCTGCCGGACATCGACTGCCGTTATCGTGGCTGCTTCGCGAGCAGACAGCTCCGCCTGAGTCAGGAATAAGACGATTCCCAGACCCAGGGCAAAACACACCGCACGCCCAGAGAAGGTGATACCCATCCGCCTCATCCTCCGTTCTTCCCGTAGAGCTTCATCTCGACTTCCTTGCTCGTCGCGCGATCCTGAAAGTCGACATAGGTTTCCTTGACCACGACACGGTTGTCCTCGATCAGGACAATCCGCCCTTTATTCTTTCCAACCGGCGTGCCTTCGTTGACCACATAACCCTTACCGGTTGGGTCCTTGATGAGCGCCCGGGGCATCTTCATACTCCAGATAATTCCGGTGATCTCGAGCTGTGAGAGGTCGAATCGCTCGAGTGGCGAGGTCGCACCATCTTCGAGCTTTCTCTCCTGCCGGATCCAGGAACGGAATGGATCGGGTTTGTCCGTCGGGTCGTAGCGGTAGGCCGCCTCGACCACGTTTCCCTCGTCCATCTTCTTGCCCGCCTTTGGCTTGTAGATCTTCCCGACCTTGCCGGTTTTCGCCGGCCCATCGTCCGAGCAGGCCACCAGTAGGGACATGCCAGCAACGAGAACGACGGCGATTCTGATTGATCGCATCTACTCTGCTCCCGCCGACTTCGTGTCTTTGTCGTTGAAATAGAACGTCGCTGCGACGCCCTTGACCTTGAGCTTGGGGCCGTCGAGACCATCGTTGACGACGTTGATCTCGAGATTGCCGAGATTCACGATGCGCGAGAGATTTGCGAGGCGATCGAAGAAGATGCCTACGTCGTGATAGCTACCGAGGAACTCGAGCCGGATCTGCTGCTCGGAATAGAAGCCGCGATTGACCTGCTTGCCGCGCTTGAATGAGCGGATCTCCAGTCCCGACTTCTTGCCCAGGGTGGTGATGTCGGTAAGCAATTGAGGCAGTTCGCTCGAATTCGGCAGCTTCTGCAGTGAAGCCTGGAGCTGCGCTTTGAGTTCCTTCTGCTTGCGCTTGAAGGTCTCGAGGTTCGAGGCTACTGCCTTGGCCGACTGGATGTTCTGCTCCAGCTTGGTCAGCTTCTTCTCCACACCGTGAAGAACGGTCCGCTGCCCACCAAAGAGTGTGACCCAATAGATACCGACCATCAGCACGGCCACCAAAGCCAGCGCGCCGTAGCGCGCGGGAGCCGGCAGACGCCCGAACTGCTCCAGCATCTGTTGTGCATCGAAATTGTCGCCAATCGCCACGAGGTGCTCCTACTACTTCCGCTGCCGTCCGCGTCGGCCTTTTCTCTTCTTCTTCGCAGAGGCCGCAGCGGTTGGCTTTAGATAGGGATAGTTCGCTTTGAGCGTAAACCGGTTGAGCTTGAGGCCTTCGGTCTCAGTGACCGAGGTCTCCTGCAGCTGAACGCCTGAAATCATGTTCGAGGTCTCGAGCCGCGAAGCGAAGTCGGCGACGATTTCCGGATCCAAACTCAGGCCGCTCAGATTGAGCTTGCCTTTCTTCGCCGTCAGCTTTCTCAACCAGACGCGGCTGGGAATGCTCTTGGCGATGTCGTCCATGATTCGCACGGGTCCAGAACGCGCCTTCTCGATCTGTGTGATCACATCGAGTTTGCGCTCGATCTCTTCCTGTTCCACCTGGAAGCGCTTTACTTCCTTGCGGGTCTCCTCGAGCGCCTTCAGTTCTTTCTTCTTGACCACGATCGCAGCTCTTTGACTGCTAATCTGTGACTTGATGGAGATGTGCATCCCCAGCGCGATGACGACTCCGCAGGTCGCAGCGACACCGAGCAGTACACCCTGCTTGCGAAGGCCGGCCTTTTTTCGGGCCTCACGAACAGGTAGCAGGTTGATGCGAATCACTTGTCATCTCCTCGGCGAAGGGCAAGCCCGACGGCCACCGAGAGCCCAGGGGCCAACTCTCGAAGCACTTCTTCATCTCCCGCCCTTGGCGCGATGTCGATCTGATTGAACGGATCTGCGATCTCGACGGGCAGTTCGATCTTTTCCTGAAAGAGCCTGTCCAGCAACGGAACGCGAGCGGCGCCTCCGCAGAGCACAAGCTTCTGAAGTGGCGCACTGGATGCTGTGGCGCGGTAGAAATCCAGAGAGCGCTGGATCTCCCCTACGAGGGTCTCGGAGACGTCACGCATGGCCTCTTCGACTTCTTGCGGAATGACTTCCTTGCTCACCTCACCGGGACGGCCTCCCACCTTGATGCGCTCGGCCTCTTCGAAACTGATCCCGAGAGCCTTCTGGATCTCTTCGGTGTATTGGTTACCACCGGTCGTTATGTCGCGGTTGAAGACTGGAATCCCGCCCTGCATCACGTTCATATTGATGACAGAAGCACCAATATCGACCAGAGCGACAGCACCCGCGTCGTCGTAGTTCTCCAGGTACATATTGCCGACAGCGAAGCCATCAACATCGAGTACCGCCAGATTCAGGCCGCATTCGGTAATCGCACTCACGTAGTCGTGAATCAGGTCCTTTTTCGCGGCGACCAGCAGAACATCCATCTGGCCATCGAGACCGTTGTCGTCCAGGACCTGGTGGTCGATGTTCACTTCGTTGATATCGAATGGGATGTACTGCTCAGCTTCCCACTTGATCGTTTCCTCGAGTTCTTCAGAACTCTGCACGGGCAGCGAAATGCGCTTCACGATCACGGAGTGTCCGGAGACCGACGTCGCCACGTCCTTGGTCTTGAATCCGCCACTCGCGCAGACTTCACCAATCGCCTCGGAGATGGCGGGTGCGTTCATGAAGGAGCCTTGAACGATGGCTTCGGAAGACAGTTCGGCAATGCCGAAGCCTTTGAGCCGATATCCACCATTCGCCGTTTCCAGCTCCACCGCCTTGACGGAACTCGAACCAATGTCGAGACCGATGATCGATTTGGAACGAAAGAACATCTAGCCGTCCTAGCTGTACGGGTTCGTCGACGTGAGTTCAGCAGCCGATCCGGCGCCGAATACAGAGTCCCGGTCTGATACTTTCAGTCCGAGCGCATGCAGGATTTTTCGCTTCGTATCGAGTCGACAGGTCTTGCCCGACTCGACTCGGTCGATCGTCAGAGTTGAGAGGCCTGCCTTACGAGCAAGTTCAGCCTTGCTCATCATCAGTGCTTCGCGGATTTGTTGGACATTGTTCGCCACAGCGGTTCCCCAGTTTCTCGAGAAGGCAGAATCTGTGAGTTCTTTGAGCATCCCCGAGGAGTAGACCCCTCGATTCATTCGTCTGCTTGATCGGCGGCTTAGAAATGCGACTTGAGGGTGCGCGAAGCCAAAGTTTGCGTCAGCCACGCGCGGTCGCTGCGCACTCAGAACTCTTCTTCTGCCTCCCCTTCTTGATCTTCGAACTCCTGCTCGGAGTCCTCCATTTCCTCATCAGCTTCGTAGTCCGTAGAAGGCCGAGTGATGTCTCTATCGTGGGCCGCGTTCGCGGGATCACTTTCGGCATCGAATTCGGCCTCGTCTTCGGGATCAACGGGTGCAGGATCGCTGGCCTCAGCATCGCGCCAGTCGACTTCCAACTGGTACTTCTGCGAAGCGAGCCCGCCAAAGGGATCTGAGACGGCCAGTTCAACCGGAAACTTGCCACTTGTCCCGGGCTGGATCGTCCAACTGACGAACCCCGCAGTCGTGCTGATTTCCATGCCCGGAGGTCCCGATATGAGTTCGTATTTCAGAGGCAGATCACCATCCGGATCGGCCACCTGCATCTGGTAGGAGTACTGAGTCGGGCCGGACAGTTCGTAGTTCGGCTGTGAAGCGATCTTCGGTGGCGCGTTGCTCACCTTGACCGGATGCGATGTCACCCAGTCACTGGCTTCGTCCTCGTCGAGCGCGCGGACCTGGCCGGTGACTTTGACGGAGCGCTTGAGCTTGCTCGAGACCAGGCGCGAGCCGGTCTCACCGGGGATCAACTGGTTGTTCAGAAGCCAGCGATATTCGTAACGATATGAATCACCATCAACGTCCGAAGCCGAGACCTTGACTTCAATCATGTCCGTCGACATCGGGTTCTTTGGCGTCAACTCGAACGAGGTTATGCGTGGTGGCGAATTCTCGATCACCACGGCTTCACTCTCTTCAGTCACCTCGTGAATGCCGTCCGACGCCCAGACGACCACGCGAACGCGGTCCCCTTTGCGAAATTGATAGGGCTCGAGATTCGGCTCGGTAATGTTGAAAGACGCACCATTCACGAACCACTCGAGCTCAACATCAATCGAATCGAGATCGGGGTCTTGAACCTGCACGGCGACAGTGAGCCCGTCGGCGACGGTCGGCTCAGCCGGACTGATCTCTACAGCCTCAATCACGGGTGCGCCGCCATCCGCGCTCTCTTGCGACGGCGCGGTCCTGGCGGCCTTTTCGGTCGGCGCCTGCGACTCTTCAGCGCTGCACGCGAGAGATAGTGCGACCAGTGCGACTAGATATATTCGAGCCATGACGTCCCCTACTGACGTACGTCTGAAACAGACGTCTAGTTGCTATCGGGTTTCGACGGGATCGGATTGAGGGGCTCGACCGCGTATTCCTTGATCTTGTACTGAAGAGCCCTTGGACTGATCTCTAGAACGCGCGCAGCCTGGGTGCGGTTGCCAGAAGTGAACTCGAGCGCCAGACGGATCAAGCGTTCTTCGAGTTCTCGGGTGCGTCGTTTGATGGACAGATCCTCATCTTCCGAATTTCCTCCCGCTGGAGCCTTCCGGACACTCTGCGCAGCGGGGAATGGGAAGAGATCGAGGCTTATGGATTCGGTGCGCGCAAGAATCAATGCCCGCTCGAGCATGTTTTCGAGTTCGCGCACATTTCCGGGCCATTCATACGCACATAGCGCATCGAGGACTTCTCGACCCAATGGCGCTGCGTGTTTTCCGATACGCCGTGACAGACCTTCCAGTAGATGGTCTGCGAGCAAGGGAATGTCTTCGGTCCGTTCGTGAAGGGGGGGGATGTGGAGCCGAAAGACATTGAGGCGGTAGAAGAGATCGGGGCGAAAGGCATTTTCGGACACCATCGCCTCGAGATTTCGCGCGGTCGCTGCGATGATTCGCACATCGACTTCTTGCGGCTTCGCTTCCCCGACCGGTCGGACTTCCTCGCTCTGCAAGACGCGCAAAAGCTTCACCTGGGTCGAGCGCGACAGTTCTCCGATTTCGTCCAGGAAGAGGGTGCCGCCACTGGCTTCGCGAAACATGCCCGGGGAGTCCGAATCTGCACCCGTAAACGCCCCTTTGACGTGACCGAATAGCTCGGACTCGATCAAGCTCTCGGTTATCGCACCGCAGTTGACCGCGATGAAGGGTTCCGAGGAGCGAGCGCTCAGATCGTGAACGGCCCGGGCGACCACTTCCTTGCCCGAACCACTCTCGCCCGTGATCAGCACGGTGGTCTTGTACTCTGCCGCCCGATCGACCAGCCCGCAGATTTCCTGCATCGCCGAGGAAGCCGCCACGATCGACTGCGAGGATTTGCGTTCTGCACCCAATTCGCGTTTGAGCTGGCGGTTCTCCCGCTGCAGGCGCTCCCGCTCCTCAACCTTGCGAATCGTGAGCAGCAACTCCTGAGGCTCGAAAGGCTTCGCAAGATAGTCGTAGGCACCCCGTCGAACCGCCTCGAGACTATCCTCGATCTGACCATAGGCAGACATCATCAGCACGGTCGCCGAGGGTTGGAGCTGGATCAGATCCGGTAGAAGATCGAGTCCGCTGCGCCGCGGCATACGCACGTCGCAGAGCACGACATCGAAGGTCTCCTCCGTCGCGAGACCGAGCCCCTCTTCGGGCCCTCCGGCGACGGAGACGGTGTACCCTTCGTCTTCGAGAATCAGGCGCAGACTGGTGCGTACGCCTTCCTCATCATCAACAATCAGTACCCTGCGAGCACTCATCCTCACTGGCACTATCGGCTTGTGGCACGATCAGCCTGAAGCAAGTTTCGCCGGACCGACTAGTGACTTCGAGACTTCCACCGAGAAGTTCCGCCATTCGATGCGCGTTCCAGAGCCCGAGACCCGTGCCCTCCCCCGGATCCTTGGTGGTAAAGAACGGATCGAAGACCTGAGGCAGGTCTTCAGCGGGAATTCCAGGCCCGTTATCGATCACTTCGATGGCGATCGCATCGGGCTGTCTCCGGTGCATGTACGAGGCCCCCGCGCGATCTGCTCGACGTCGTTCCGGCATCGACTTTTTCGCGATGGCTGCACGTAACTCGATACAGGGCTCCTCGTGCCCGCATAGCGCGTGTGCGGCGTTCTCCACCAGATTGGTCAGGATCTGCTCGAAACGACTGCGATCGACTTCGATCTCCGGCAGTTGGCGATCGACGGAGACCGAAAGATCGATCTCGTCGAGCAGCTTTTGGGCGGTCAGACGACGCGCGACTTCTTCGAGAGCCCTGTGCGGGCGAATCCGGACCAGCTCCGCCGCTTTGGGTCGGCCTAGATCGAGCAATTCTCGCACCAGAGTCCGGATGCGCAGCGCCTCTTGATGAATGCGTTCACTCATCTCTCGACTGCGATCCGATAATTCGGCGTCGCGCAGGGTAACTTCGGTATACCCCAGGATGGCCGCAACGGGGTTGCCCACCTCGTGAGCGACACCGGCAGCTAGTTGACCGACCGTGGCCAGCCGCTGAGTACGAGAAAGAGAATCGTGGGCGCGAACCAACGCGTC from bacterium carries:
- the pilM gene encoding type IV pilus assembly protein PilM, which encodes MFFRSKSIIGLDIGSSSVKAVELETANGGYRLKGFGIAELSSEAIVQGSFMNAPAISEAIGEVCASGGFKTKDVATSVSGHSVIVKRISLPVQSSEELEETIKWEAEQYIPFDINEVNIDHQVLDDNGLDGQMDVLLVAAKKDLIHDYVSAITECGLNLAVLDVDGFAVGNMYLENYDDAGAVALVDIGASVINMNVMQGGIPVFNRDITTGGNQYTEEIQKALGISFEEAERIKVGGRPGEVSKEVIPQEVEEAMRDVSETLVGEIQRSLDFYRATASSAPLQKLVLCGGAARVPLLDRLFQEKIELPVEIADPFNQIDIAPRAGDEEVLRELAPGLSVAVGLALRRGDDK
- a CDS encoding helix-turn-helix transcriptional regulator produces the protein MLKELTDSAFSRNWGTAVANNVQQIREALMMSKAELARKAGLSTLTIDRVESGKTCRLDTKRKILHALGLKVSDRDSVFGAGSAAELTSTNPYS
- a CDS encoding sigma-54-dependent Fis family transcriptional regulator produces the protein MSARRVLIVDDEEGVRTSLRLILEDEGYTVSVAGGPEEGLGLATEETFDVVLCDVRMPRRSGLDLLPDLIQLQPSATVLMMSAYGQIEDSLEAVRRGAYDYLAKPFEPQELLLTIRKVEERERLQRENRQLKRELGAERKSSQSIVAASSAMQEICGLVDRAAEYKTTVLITGESGSGKEVVARAVHDLSARSSEPFIAVNCGAITESLIESELFGHVKGAFTGADSDSPGMFREASGGTLFLDEIGELSRSTQVKLLRVLQSEEVRPVGEAKPQEVDVRIIAATARNLEAMVSENAFRPDLFYRLNVFRLHIPPLHERTEDIPLLADHLLEGLSRRIGKHAAPLGREVLDALCAYEWPGNVRELENMLERALILARTESISLDLFPFPAAQSVRKAPAGGNSEDEDLSIKRRTRELEERLIRLALEFTSGNRTQAARVLEISPRALQYKIKEYAVEPLNPIPSKPDSN
- a CDS encoding HAMP domain-containing histidine kinase, with the translated sequence MTGGRRGGLQMEIIASLLVLTLAGLTVVAVVMTSASARLVEDAALDRLRLGARQLEGSPGAGIHSLNDAAALARTRSVAALGGHFRVLDDRGFTVGYGPKTPLDSPDLARLIELARVEREVAQAGGVLASDVVLVSRLQPPHGEPGFLIGRVTRDELLSELLPLVQAGAWVLLMAALVFVGFGSYLLRRRIAVPLRDLAAATARVATGDLDVRTEETGPAELAELAHSFNRMAAGLGGQRDALVRAHDSLSRTQRLATVGQLAAGVAHEVGNPVAAILGYTEVTLRDAELSDRSREMSERIHQEALRIRTLVRELLDLGRPKAAELVRIRPHRALEEVARRLTAQKLLDEIDLSVSVDRQLPEIEVDRSRFEQILTNLVENAAHALCGHEEPCIELRAAIAKKSMPERRRADRAGASYMHRRQPDAIAIEVIDNGPGIPAEDLPQVFDPFFTTKDPGEGTGLGLWNAHRMAELLGGSLEVTSRSGETCFRLIVPQADSASEDECSQGTDC